From Bradyrhizobium sp. 4:
CCACGGGCGTTCCATTCAGGGTCACGGACGCCGGGGCGCAGATCGTTGCGGTCCGGCAAGGGCTCGGCATCACGACGCTGCCGTGCTTCGTCGGCGATGCCGACCCGCTGCTGGCGAGGGTGCCGGGCAGCGAGTTGCACATGTACGGAACGGTCTGGCTCCTCACACAGGGCGAGACACGCAAGACCAAGCGCGTGCGGCTCTTCACGGAGTTCGTATCCCGCCGGCTCGCCGCGTATGCGCCGCTGCTGGCAGGGCTGGTGGTATCGCGCGACTGACGCGGGGCAGGTCGCTGTCAGAAAGGTTGGCCTCGACAGATCGTTGCGTTATCGTGCTTGAGAACAATCGAGTGGGAGTAGGGTGGTGACTGCTATTGGTCCAGCATCGCTGAGTGTTGTTTCTTGGAGAGGCAGCGCCGCTTAGGTCATGGGATTTGGGGTATTCATCCATCGATTGGACTCGATCTACGATGATAGCCCCGCTGAGCAGTACCAATTTCCCAGTCAATATCTTCATCGCGTTGAAGCCTGCATCGGCGATTGGATAGTATATTACGAACCGAGCAAGGTCGTAGAAACGCGCGGTTACTTTGCAATTGCTCGGGTTCGGCAGGTTATTCCCGATCCCGGTACTTCCGGGATGTATCTCGCTTTGATTGAACCCGGAAGCTATCTCGATTTTGCCAATCCAGTCCCATTCAACGGACCGACAGGTCCAGTAGAGCGCGGCGTCCTTAACGAGCAGGGACGGATTTCAGGACGCGCTCAGTCCGCAGTCCGCCCAATCTCCGTCGACGATTTCAATAGGATATGCGAGATTGGTTTCGCAGAGAACGCGCCTCTGCTGCCGCGGCGCGACGGCGACCTCCCATTGCTCGATCTTAACGACCAGCCGCAGGTGCCGTTCACGGTTGAGCAGCAGCGCGACCGTGTGAGCGTGACGGTATCGAGAATCCTGCGCGACCGAGTGTTTCGCCGTATCGTCCTCCGCGCCTACGATGAGCGTTGCGCCGTCACCGGCCTCAAGCTCATCAATGGGATGGGGCGCGCTGAGGTCGCGGCGGCTCACATACGACCCGTCGAGGCAAACGGGCCGGACATCATCAGCAATGGGATTGCTCTTTCCGGCACCGCACATTGGATGTTTGATCGTGGTCTCATCGGCTTCGCGGATGATTTGGAGATATTGATCTCGCGCCAAACAAATGATCTGGATGGAGTGCGATCGATCATCAACAAGACAGGGCACGCTCTTGCGCCG
This genomic window contains:
- a CDS encoding HNH endonuclease yields the protein MGFGVFIHRLDSIYDDSPAEQYQFPSQYLHRVEACIGDWIVYYEPSKVVETRGYFAIARVRQVIPDPGTSGMYLALIEPGSYLDFANPVPFNGPTGPVERGVLNEQGRISGRAQSAVRPISVDDFNRICEIGFAENAPLLPRRDGDLPLLDLNDQPQVPFTVEQQRDRVSVTVSRILRDRVFRRIVLRAYDERCAVTGLKLINGMGRAEVAAAHIRPVEANGPDIISNGIALSGTAHWMFDRGLIGFADDLEILISRQTNDLDGVRSIINKTGHALAPRRASDRPHPHFLKWHREHCFKQ